CGGTGCCTCAAGGCGCTCGAAGTTCCCCTCGCCGCTCACTTGGATCGAAAACAGAAACGGTTCCCCGACTTGCACCTCGGTGCTGGAGATCTGGGTTTCTTCCAGTTGGAAGCTTCCGATTCCCCCAGTGAAATCGTCGGGTCGGTTGGCGGTGGGGAGGGGGAGGATTTCGACTTCCTGGTCCTTCGAGTAGGCAGTGATTCCTTCGCGCCCAAACATCTGCGAGAAGGGTGAATTTCCTCCAAAGAAAGAGCCGAAGGGGTCGTTGGGAAGCGTGGAGTTCCGCGAAACGACGGCCAGAGGCAGCTCGAAAATCAAGGGTTGAGGGCCAGTCTTGAGCGGGGTGAGGAGGACGTTCCAATCGACCACGGTGACGGGTAGCCCATTGAGGGCCGCCCGATTTTGACTCATGTCGCTGAATTCGCCGATCGAGAAGGCATCGCCGACTTTCTCCGGATGTTCGGCGCGGAGAGATGCATCGCGAATCTGCTGACTATTCAGGAAAAGGCGGATTCCAATGGGAGTGGTCTCTCCGACATAGAGGGTCTCCCGAGGCAATTTCAGTTCAAGCCAGGCGGTGCGGCTCTCCGCGTCTCCAGCTTCGGCTTGCGCGGTCGCTGCGTCGAGAACCTCTAACGTCGCCGCGGGGATCTCGGCTTTGGAGGAGCCATTCTGAATGCTGAAGGCAGGCACTTCATACTTGCCCGGCTCCGAGGAGAAGGCCCGGAAGAGGTGGCTAGTGCGGGTGCTACCTTTGCCGTTGATGAAGCGGGTCTCGTGGCTCGGTCCAATGTATTGGAACCGCAGCCCTTCGACTCTCGGAATCTTGGGAGGGGCGGAGTTGTAGAATGAGGTCGATCCACTGTCCGACGAGAAATCCACTCGATAGAGGGAGGGTTCTCCTTGCCGCACGACCGCGGGTTGGAAGGATGCGGATACCTGAATCTGGGCCATCAGCCCAGAGGCTCCGATGAGGAGAAATGTGGTCCAGAGAATGAGTGTCTTCTTCATCACCAGTTCTTGCGGTTGTTTCGGTCCGACGAACCTTCGGATCCGCTGCCCGCGAAGGGAAGCTTCCTTTCGGATCCTTTTAAGCTGTCGAGGAGGCGTGCGGCATCTTCCGACGACATCACGCCGATGACCACTTCTTCGCCGCCCTCGGTGGCTCCTTCAACGCCTTCTTCCGCTGCGGTGGCGGCGAGCTCTTCAGCAATTTCTTCGGCTTGCTCCTCGCTGAGATTCATCGGTGCTTCTTCTTCCTCGCTCCCGGCTTCTTCGGAAGACTGACTTTCCGAACCAGCTCCTTGGGTGTCTTCATCCTGACCTTCTTCATCTTGGCCTGCGGGCTCGGAGGGTGCGCTTTCCTCTTCGGCGCCTGCTTCTTCGGGAGATTCGCCTTCCTGGTCGTCTCCGGTTTGTTCCGAGTCGTCCTGCGATTGCTCTTCAGATTCGGATTCAGGCTCCGAAGAGTCATTGGACTCGGGAGAATTGTCCGATTCCTGAGGGTTCTGCTCGCCCGGCTGTTGGTCTTCCGAAGAAGACGGCTCTTGCTGCTCCTGGTCCTGTTGACCCTGATTTTGCTCGTTTTGCTGGCCGCCTTGCTGTTGCTGCTCCTGCTGGCCGGATTGCTGATCCTCGTCTGAGTTCTGCTCCTGGTTTTCCTCCTGGTCCTGCTGCGATTGATCCTGGTCCTGCTGCTGTTCCTGATTTTGCTGCTGATCTTGGTTCTGCTGTTGGTCCTGGTTCTGCTGGTCTTGATTCTGTTGGTCCTGTTGATCCTGTTGTTCTTCGAGCAGCTTTTTCAGTTCTTCGATCAATCTTTCGATTTCTTGGGACTGCTTTTCCTGATCTTTTTTCAGATTCTCCTGAGTCGCGATTTGCGAGGCCAGCCCGGCCATCTGTTGTTTTACGAATGCCAAGTTGTGTTCGGCGTCGTCGTGAGAGGGGAGTAGTTCCAGAGCGCTTTCGAAATCGTTGACCGACCGTTGCCAGAGTTTCTGCACCGAGGATTCATTCTCCAAGGCGGCGGCCAGAGTCTGGATGGATTCTCCGGTGGCAGTTTTTCGCTGTTCCAAGGCGCTGATGGCCTGCTGGAGCTGCTGTTGCTCCGGAGGTTGATATGCTGCCGTATTCAGGATTTGCTGGCCCGCTTTCATCGGCGGTTGGTTTTGTCCGGATACGGTGGTGGCGGTCTCAGTGACTTGGCCGGGCGATTCACCAGTGAAGGAAACCAAGCCTTGGCGGTAGTGAGTGTTGCCCAGGTTGTAGAAAACGTCGGCCTGAAAAGCGAAGTCCCGTGAGAGTCGCAGGGATTCGGTGAAGAATTTCGCTGCCCGCGTGTAATCCTCTTCCTCGTACAATTCTGTGCCGCGATTGAAATGGGCGACAGGGTTGAGAGGTTCCGCCGCGAGGGCCCGGGTGAAAGCAGTTTCAGGTTCGGGCTCGGGAACCTCCTCCTCTTCTTCGACGATGGCTGTTTCGACCGGTGCGTCCGGGAGTGGGGCTTCGCTTTCCTGCGCCGTCAGATGATCTTTCGGAAGACCGAGGCCGAGGAGGGTGACGAGGGTGAGGGCCGAGACTGCGCTGGTGGATTTGCCGCGGAAGAGTCGCCGACGTCGGGTTCCGATGAGCGGTTCGAGTGCGAAAAAGAAGATCGAAACGCCGAGAGGCCACTGGAAACGTTCGATCGCCGTGCGCTGGAGTTGTGAAGAGATCTCCTCCTCGGGAATGGACCCCACTCCGGCCTCGAGAACTTGCTCGAGCCCGTATCCGGTCGTACCGAGAGGGACGTAAAAACCGTTCGTGACCTGAGCGATCTCTTCAAGCGTTTCCGGCTCGAGATGGCTTTGGACGACGTCTCCGTTATCATCGCGCACGTAGCTAATGGAGCCATTGCGGTTGCGAATCGGGATCGGCGCGCCTTCGGCGGTGCCCACCCCGACCGAGTAGATGGTCAATCCGTTTGCGGAGGATTTGCGGGCTTGGGCGATGCCGCTGCCCTCAAGGTCCTCCCCATCAGTGATGAGAACGACGATCTTGAAATTGTTGTCGGCGGAGAAAGCGGACTCCGACTCCTTGATCGCCGCCGAGAGGTCGGTGCCTCCGTCGGAGATGACGTTGGTATCGACCGCGTCGAGGGATTGGAAAAAGGCGTCGTAGTCGAGGGTGAGGGGGCACTGAAGAAAGGCACTGCCGGAGAAGGCAACGAGGCCGATGCGGTCCCCCTCAAGCTGGTTCACAAAGTCCTCAATCGCGAGCTTGGCCCGGATGAGCCGGTTGGGCTTGATGTCCTGCGCGAGCATGCTGCGCGAGGTGTCGAGGGCGAAGATGATATCGATCCCCCGGCTATGGCTCTCGGTCCAGGTGTAGCCCCACTGCGGGCGGGCAAGGGCGAGAAAGAGGAAGACCACCCCGAGGAGAATGACTCCGTTCTTCAAGCGCCGGCGGAGTGGACTGTAGGACTGAAGCAGTCCCTGCAGGAGCCGATCCGAGGCGAAGCGGCGGATGCTGGCTTTGCGGCCCCGTCCGTCGATCTGGAAAAGAAAGAGGAGGAGGACGACGGCTACAGGAAGGAGGTAGAGCCAAAGTTTGTTCGCGAATTCGATCATCGTTCAGTCAACCGTTTTGCTCAGCCGGGCAGGGGGCGGAATCGCGTGTTCACGAGAAGGAGTTCAAGGCCGAGGAGGAGGGCCGCGGCGAAAAGGGGCCAGTGGAATAATTCCTGAAATTCGGAGTAGTGGCGGAGTTTGACCTCCGTTTTTTCCAGTTCGTCGATCTCACCATAGATCGCCCGGAGTTCCTCGGGATTGGTCGCCCGGTAGAACTTGCCGCCGGTAATCTCGGCGATTTCGCCCAAGGTCTTTTCATCGACGCGGCTCTCGGCATATCCGCCGAAGATCATTTCGCCGTTCGAGCGGCGGATGACTTTGCCGGAACTGTCTGCCTTGGGCATGGGAACCCGCCCGCTCTGGCCGGCGGCGATGGTGTAGATCTTGACCCCGAAAGTCTCAGCCGCTTCGGCGGCGGCAATCGGCGGAACCTCTTGGACGTTGTCTTCCCCGTCGGTGAGGAGGACGACGATGCGGCTCTTCGCCGGAAGGTCGCGGAGGCGGTTCACGCTCATCCCGATTGCGGGTCCGATGGCGGTTTGCGTCCCGTCGATGAGCCCTGTCTGGATGCGTTCGAGATTTTGCAACAGCCAGCCGTGGTCAAGGGTCAGGGGGCTGACGAGAAAGGATTCCTTGGCGAAGGCGATGAGCCCAATGCGGTCATTCGGACGCTTCTCAATGAACTCTTCGACCGTCCTCTTCACAATCTCCAGGCGGGTGGCGATCTCTTCCCGCGAGGCGAAGTCGAGGGCGTTCATTGATCCCGAGACGTCGATGGCCAGGACGATGTCAATCCCACTGGACTCGATCTCACTGTGTCCCTTCCCGAGCTGGGGGCGGGCCAAGGCGGAGAGAATCAGGAGGAGGGCCAATAAGCGCATGAGGAAGAAAAATCCTCCGATGCGCGAGCGGGAGCCGCGGGTTACATCTTTGGCGATGGCGACTGAGGAAAAGGAGAGGGCTGCGTTCTTGCCCCGGCGGCCGCGGAGCACGATCCACAGTGGCAGGAGCAGGGCCAGCCAAAACCATTCAGGATCCTGAAAGAGGAAGTCGCTCAACGGGGGGCCTCCTGTTTTTCGTTGGTTTCGACAAAGTGGTTGGCGGAATCGAAGAGCGACTGCATCTCTTCGGGGGAGAGGAGACGACGGGCATATTTGGCCTCATCCATGAGGGCGAGGAAGGAGCCGAGTTCCTCAATGGCTTCCGGAGGAATCCGGTTTTCGGAGGCCTCGGCGGCATTGGCCAAGAATTCTTCGGTGGTTTGCTCAGGAGCCCGAATCCCCGTCGAAGCTTCGATATACTCGCGCAACACGCGGGAAAGGCGGGCCGGAACTTCCTCGGCATGGCCCTCGGTGAGAAGGGTCTCCATCTCGCCGACTTCCTGGTCGTAGCGTTGCTTCGGAGTGAGGAGTTTTTTCCGGTTCGCGAACTTCCAAATCAGGATCGTCAGAATGAGGAGGAGCAGGGCGGCCCCGACGATGGCTGGAATTGCCCAGATCCCATTTTCCTCCCAGAAGCTGGGAACGATGGGACCGCGAATCGGGCGGAGGCCTTCTTGGGCAGAGGCGACGGTGAGCGGGCCGAGCAATAGAGCCGAAGCCCAACCGAATGAGAGGGACCCCGAAAACCGTTTGCGGGAGGCCGACTCACCGAGGCCGGGTTGCTTCAGCGCCCGGCTTTGCGGCTGCGAGCTCTTCGAAGTTGGGCGCTGAAGCGACCCAACCACCGAACACCCGTCTCCGCGTGTCCCGATGCTCTTGATGTGATTGGAGATCCGTTTTGCGTTCATCGTTGACGCTCCCGCTTTTCCAAATATCGCCGAAGGTGGTGAATGTAGGGCTCGCCGGTGCTCAGGGCCAAGCTGCCGAGGCCCAGCTGGTTGAAGGCCCGGTTCATCTTGGCCAGACGATCCCGGTTCTCTTTTTCATAGCGGTCGCGGACGCGCCGGCTTGAGGTGTCGAGCTCGACGGTCTCGCCCGTTTCGGAATCTTCAAGGGTGATGCGCCCGACCGGAGGGAGAGAGTGCTCGCGCTCGTCGGAGAGAAAAATCGTGGTCAGGTCGTGCCGCCGGTGGGTGCGCGAGAGGGCTTGGAAGACCGCATCGCCCCGGGGTTGTTCCGGGTCGGGGAGGCGCCCATCGGGCCCTTGGAGGAAATCGGAGATCAGGAAGACCACCGCTTTCCGCTTCAGGAGGCGGTTCATGTGGTCGAGAGCGTCGGGTAGGTCCGTGCCTTTTCCCTCGGGCTGGAAATAGAGGATCTCCCGGATAACCCGCAAAATATGATAGCGCCCCTTCCGAGGCGGGACGTAGGTCTCGATCCGGTCGGTAAAGATGAGGAGGCCGACTTTGTCGTTGTTGCGGCTGGCGGCGAAGGCGAGGACGCTTGCGATCTCGGCCGCGAGTTCCCGCTTCGATTCAGAAGCCGAGCCGAAGGAACCCGAGGCGGAAAGGTCCACCAGGAGCATGAGAGTGAGCTCACGCTCTTCACGGTAGATCTTGACGAAGGGTCGATCCATCCGCGCCGTGACGTTCCAGTCGATCGAGCGAATCTCGTCTCCGGGAGCGTACTCGCGGACCTCCTCGAAATCCATCCCCTGGCCCTTGAACACACTGTGGTAGGCCCCGGAGAGGGCATCGGTGACCATGCGGTTGGTCCGGATCTCGAGTCGCCGGACCTTCCGGATGATTTCCCGGGTCTGGTCTTCCTGTTCAGCCATGGGGCAGGATCAGGGAACGGCGACGGTGTCGAAAATACGGTTGATGATCTGCTCGCTGGCGTACCCCTCGGCCTCCGCCTCGTAGGAGGGGATCACCCGGTGCCGGAGAACATCCATCCCGATGGTTTTGATGTCGTGCGGAGTTACATACCCGCGTCCTTGGAGGAAGGCCCAGGCCTTGGCCGCCAGGATGAGCGAAATGGTTGCGCGGGGGCTGCCGCCAAACTGGATGAAATGATCCATATCCAAGCCGTAGTCGCTCGGCTTGCGGGTTGCGAATACGAGATCGACCGCGTATTGCTGGATCTTCGGATCGACGTAGATCTGATCGACCGTTTCACGCGCTTTCAGAATCTCATTGAGGTCGATGACTGGATCGACGTCCGTCTTCGGCTTGGTCGTCGCCATCTCCTGGAGGATGCGGAGCTCCTCTTTTTTGCTGGGGTAGTCCACCCGCAGCTTCAACATGAAGCGGTCAACCTGCGCCTCAGGGAGAGGGTAGGTGCCTTCCTGGTCGATGGGGTTCTCCGTCGCGAGGACGAGGAACGGCTTCGGCAGGAAGTGGGTCTCGTCCCCGAGAGTTACCTGACGCTCCTGCATGGCTTCAAGCAGGGCGCTTTGCACCTTGGCCGGCGCGCGGTTGATTTCGTCGGCGAGGACAACGTTGGCGAAGATCGGCCCCTTGCGGGTCTGGAATTCGCTGGTTCGTGGATTGTAGATCAGCGTCCCCACCACGTCAGCCGGGAGAAGGTCCGGGGTGAACTGGATGCGGGAGAAGTCGGCTTTGATGGCTGTGGCCAGCGTGCGGACCGAAAGGGTCTTCGCCAAGCCGGGAACGCCCTCGAGGAGAACGTGGCCGTTGGCGAGGATGCCGACAATCAGTCGATCGATGAGATACTCTTGGCCAACAATGACCTTGCGGATTTCTTCGCGGAGGCGAGGAACCCAAGTCGCGGTCTCTTCCACCACTTTTTGAATTTCGTCAGTTTCTTGGCTCATGGTCAAAATCGGTGAATCGTTAGGGAATTGAAAAAGATTGAAATAGGCGGAGCTGAGAAATTTTTCAAGAGAGGACTCCCATTCTCGTCTCGGGATTGGATGGTGATTAGAACAAGAAAGGCTTTTTCGAAAAAAGCACTCATGAAGTAGGAGCCACTCACGAATGTTTTAATCCCTCCGGGGTGAAATTTTTTTGAAAAAAGTGGGTGAGGGAATTTTTCGGAGTTCTGGATGAGGCCTGCGGTTGAGCAGTGGGCGCTGAAGCGACCCACCCACAGTGGGGCACGTCTTCAGCCTTGCTCGCGGGCTAGTGCGGACGGGCTTTGCGCAGAAAAGGGGAATTTTTCGTCGGATCTTCTCTCCCGGCCAATTGTGCGGTGGGCGCTGAAGCGACCCACCCACAGTGGGGCATGGCTTCAGCCTTGCCCGGGGGCAAGTGCGGACGCGCTTTGCGCAGAAAAGGGGGATTTTTCGTCGGATCTTCTCTCCCGGCTCATTGCGCAATGGGCGCTGAAGTGACCCACTCACAGTGGGGCACGTCTTCAGCCTTGCTCGCGGGCTAGTGCGGACGGGCTTTGCGCAGAAAAGGGGAATTTTTCGTCGTATCTTCTCTCCCGGCCAATTGTGCGGTGGGCGCTGAAGCGACCCACCCACAGTGGGGCATGGCTTCAGCCTTGCCCGGGGGCAAGTGCGGACGCGCTTTGCGCAGAAAAGGGGGATTTTTCGTCGGATCTTCTCTCCCGGCTCATTGAGCAGTGGGCGCTGAAGCGACCCACTCACAGTGGGGCATGGCTTCAGCCTTGCCCACGCCAGTTCGGTCCCCAAAAACGATTTTCCACACCGTTCTTCGTCTTCCGCCTCTCTCCCAGTTCCGAAAATTGGGCATCAGCCCTTGAGTTGTTCGGAAATCGGGTCCTTTGTAGTTAAGTCGGCAGTGAATTTTTGAATTTCGCCGCATTCTCGCCTTCATTTTCTCCCGACCGGACACTCACTATGAAGAAAACGATCTCCTCTCTTTTTGCGCTCATCCTCGGAATCATGCCGTTGATTTCGCGAGGAGATTCACCGCCCACCGAAGAGATCTTTGCCAGTATCGGGACGGGTGGGGTGACGGGAGTGTATTATCCGCTGGGGGGCTACATTGCTCGCCTCGCCAACGGCACTACGGACGAAACCGGAATTCGCATCTCGGTCGAAGCCACGGGGGGATCGGTATTCAACGTGGATGCCCTAAAAAAGGGAGAATTGGATTTCGGGATCGCTCAGTCGGATGTTCAATATGAGGCTTTTCTCGGGAAGGGTCAGTTCGAAGCGGTGGGTCCCTACACGGGCCTACGGTCCGTCTTTTCCATCTATCCTGAACCCTTCACCGTGGTGGCTCGGCGGGATTCGGGAATCGAGACCTTTGACGATCTCAAGGGCAAGCGGGTCAATATCGGCAATGTCGGTTCCGGACAGCGGGCCATGATGGAATACATCCTGAAGGAGAAAGGGTGGACCGTGGACGATTTTAGGAAAACCATGGCGCTCCCTTCCAATCAGCAGGCGAAAGCGCTCGCAGCGAACGAAGTCGATGCCATTGTCTTCACCGTCGGCCATCCCAACGAATCGATTCAGGAAGCGACCACCCTCGTCGACGCAGTGATCGTCCCGGTTGAAGGGGAGTGGGTGGATCGCATCGTTGAGAAATATCCCTATTACTCTTACACCGACATCCCTGGGGAGATGTACGAGGGCAATGACGATCCCGTGCCGACCTTTGGCGTCCGGGCAACCCTTCTGACCACCTCCGAACAAAACCCCGCCGCTGTGACTGAAGTGGTCCGTGCCGTTTTTGAAAATTTCGATACCTTCCGTCGCCTCCACCCGGCCTTCGCAGTTTTGGACAAAGAGGAGATGGTCAAGGAATCTCTGACCGCTCCCCTCCATCCAGCCGCCCGCGCCTACTACGTCGAGCAAGGCCTGCTCAAGCCGTAAAGGATCGACGGATTCGACAGACGGTTGCCACCGCACGAAGCCGCAGATCGAGAATGGCTGCGGATTTTCCTGGATGTCCCCGCCATCCGTGGCAACCGCCTCTCCTTTTCCGACCTGTGGAGGAGTGTCAGCCTGTCCGCCGAAGCTCGGAGAGCGAAGGAGGAAGTGGTCGTTTCGAACCCGCGAAGCGGGTGACAGAAGCGAAGTGCCAATGGGCCTGACTCGTACCGAGGTCGAAGGCAGTCATCACCCAATCCGGGAAATACGTGAAGCGGATTTGGTTTCGGTAGGCCCTTTCCTCCTTGACTTTAGAATGATCGGAAGACTTCCATAGGCCTGACCTGTGGAGGAGTGCCAGAGTGGTCGAATGGGCCTGACTCGAAATCAGGTGTGCCGGAAACGGTACCGGGGGTTCGAATCCCTCCTCCTCCGCCATTCTAAGATTTAGATCCGGGTCTACGCCAAAGGGGTCTACTCCAAAGTTTGGGGACCGGTCGGGTCTACATCAAACTTTGGGGGATGGATCATTTTTTTAGATTTTGAGTTATTTTTCATGTGCATGTGGCGAGGACTCTAAGTCGATAATTTTGGAAGGATCGGAATCCATAGGCTCTTCTCTGAATGAGCTTCATTTTTCTATGGAAGCCCTCGGTGATGGCGTTGTTTTTGGTGTATCGCCAAGTTCTGGCGATGGGTTCGATCCACCGTGTGAGTGTTTTGGCGAGAGTGGCCATGTCCGGGAATCCCTGTTTTTGCAGTTGTTGTATATGTTCGTTGAGTTCACGGGCATTGGTGCGGCATTTAGGCGCTGAACATCGTTTTCTGCAGAGCAGGGAGTGTATCTGCCATTTTTTGAGGTAGAGGGGCTCGAGAGCGGGATATTTGCGGAACAGTTCCTGTAGTCTAAGAAGCTGCTTTTGTGAGAGCTTCTGGGGTTTGGTGCGGATGGCCGCGAGCAGACCGCTGTGAGCGGTGATCTCGGGAGCGATGGATCGGCAGAGGTTGTTGAAGTGGAGTCCGAGGACCCTGACGACGTGGAAACGGTCGGCGACGATGCGAGCCTTGGGGAACCACCTGCGCACGAGTTTGCGGTAGGAACTGGACAAGTCGATACAGACGACCTGAACGCGCTCCCGGCCCTTTAAAGAGCGCAGGAAAGGCGCTAGCTCTTCTTCGCTCTTTCCCTCGGCCAAGTCAAAGACGCGGTTGTTCCTGAGATCGCAGAAGGTGGTGACAAAGCGGCTCTTGCGGTGGAGGGTGTGCTCGTCGATTCCCAGGATACTCGGGCAGTGCAAATCGCTGCGCTCATTGGCGAGTCGCTCGGTCCACTGGCGGAAGATCCTCCCGGCCGTAGCCGCACTGAGCGGAGAGCGGCTGGAAAGCGTTTTG
The Puniceicoccus vermicola DNA segment above includes these coding regions:
- a CDS encoding ISL3 family transposase encodes the protein LLIKKWGQAAEDANLSPMINREIGIKGYRMIGVESISSQRSEVHVSPKEAPERCPCCGGDRLHSKGRYKRRASHLDLMSSRCDLVVHTRRWQCLDCRRSFVPAPPGIRPWRRSTEKLRHKLYRDHEDGIDLKTLSSRSPLSAATAGRIFRQWTERLANERSDLHCPSILGIDEHTLHRKSRFVTTFCDLRNNRVFDLAEGKSEEELAPFLRSLKGRERVQVVCIDLSSSYRKLVRRWFPKARIVADRFHVVRVLGLHFNNLCRSIAPEITAHSGLLAAIRTKPQKLSQKQLLRLQELFRKYPALEPLYLKKWQIHSLLCRKRCSAPKCRTNARELNEHIQQLQKQGFPDMATLAKTLTRWIEPIARTWRYTKNNAITEGFHRKMKLIQRRAYGFRSFQNYRLRVLATCT
- a CDS encoding VWA domain-containing protein, translated to MIEFANKLWLYLLPVAVVLLLFLFQIDGRGRKASIRRFASDRLLQGLLQSYSPLRRRLKNGVILLGVVFLFLALARPQWGYTWTESHSRGIDIIFALDTSRSMLAQDIKPNRLIRAKLAIEDFVNQLEGDRIGLVAFSGSAFLQCPLTLDYDAFFQSLDAVDTNVISDGGTDLSAAIKESESAFSADNNFKIVVLITDGEDLEGSGIAQARKSSANGLTIYSVGVGTAEGAPIPIRNRNGSISYVRDDNGDVVQSHLEPETLEEIAQVTNGFYVPLGTTGYGLEQVLEAGVGSIPEEEISSQLQRTAIERFQWPLGVSIFFFALEPLIGTRRRRLFRGKSTSAVSALTLVTLLGLGLPKDHLTAQESEAPLPDAPVETAIVEEEEEVPEPEPETAFTRALAAEPLNPVAHFNRGTELYEEEDYTRAAKFFTESLRLSRDFAFQADVFYNLGNTHYRQGLVSFTGESPGQVTETATTVSGQNQPPMKAGQQILNTAAYQPPEQQQLQQAISALEQRKTATGESIQTLAAALENESSVQKLWQRSVNDFESALELLPSHDDAEHNLAFVKQQMAGLASQIATQENLKKDQEKQSQEIERLIEELKKLLEEQQDQQDQQNQDQQNQDQQQNQDQQQNQEQQQDQDQSQQDQEENQEQNSDEDQQSGQQEQQQQGGQQNEQNQGQQDQEQQEPSSSEDQQPGEQNPQESDNSPESNDSSEPESESEEQSQDDSEQTGDDQEGESPEEAGAEEESAPSEPAGQDEEGQDEDTQGAGSESQSSEEAGSEEEEAPMNLSEEQAEEIAEELAATAAEEGVEGATEGGEEVVIGVMSSEDAARLLDSLKGSERKLPFAGSGSEGSSDRNNRKNW
- a CDS encoding VWA domain-containing protein, whose amino-acid sequence is MSDFLFQDPEWFWLALLLPLWIVLRGRRGKNAALSFSSVAIAKDVTRGSRSRIGGFFFLMRLLALLLILSALARPQLGKGHSEIESSGIDIVLAIDVSGSMNALDFASREEIATRLEIVKRTVEEFIEKRPNDRIGLIAFAKESFLVSPLTLDHGWLLQNLERIQTGLIDGTQTAIGPAIGMSVNRLRDLPAKSRIVVLLTDGEDNVQEVPPIAAAEAAETFGVKIYTIAAGQSGRVPMPKADSSGKVIRRSNGEMIFGGYAESRVDEKTLGEIAEITGGKFYRATNPEELRAIYGEIDELEKTEVKLRHYSEFQELFHWPLFAAALLLGLELLLVNTRFRPLPG
- a CDS encoding AAA family ATPase — translated: MSQETDEIQKVVEETATWVPRLREEIRKVIVGQEYLIDRLIVGILANGHVLLEGVPGLAKTLSVRTLATAIKADFSRIQFTPDLLPADVVGTLIYNPRTSEFQTRKGPIFANVVLADEINRAPAKVQSALLEAMQERQVTLGDETHFLPKPFLVLATENPIDQEGTYPLPEAQVDRFMLKLRVDYPSKKEELRILQEMATTKPKTDVDPVIDLNEILKARETVDQIYVDPKIQQYAVDLVFATRKPSDYGLDMDHFIQFGGSPRATISLILAAKAWAFLQGRGYVTPHDIKTIGMDVLRHRVIPSYEAEAEGYASEQIINRIFDTVAVP
- a CDS encoding DUF58 domain-containing protein, with amino-acid sequence MAEQEDQTREIIRKVRRLEIRTNRMVTDALSGAYHSVFKGQGMDFEEVREYAPGDEIRSIDWNVTARMDRPFVKIYREERELTLMLLVDLSASGSFGSASESKRELAAEIASVLAFAASRNNDKVGLLIFTDRIETYVPPRKGRYHILRVIREILYFQPEGKGTDLPDALDHMNRLLKRKAVVFLISDFLQGPDGRLPDPEQPRGDAVFQALSRTHRRHDLTTIFLSDEREHSLPPVGRITLEDSETGETVELDTSSRRVRDRYEKENRDRLAKMNRAFNQLGLGSLALSTGEPYIHHLRRYLEKRERQR
- a CDS encoding TAXI family TRAP transporter solute-binding subunit; amino-acid sequence: MKKTISSLFALILGIMPLISRGDSPPTEEIFASIGTGGVTGVYYPLGGYIARLANGTTDETGIRISVEATGGSVFNVDALKKGELDFGIAQSDVQYEAFLGKGQFEAVGPYTGLRSVFSIYPEPFTVVARRDSGIETFDDLKGKRVNIGNVGSGQRAMMEYILKEKGWTVDDFRKTMALPSNQQAKALAANEVDAIVFTVGHPNESIQEATTLVDAVIVPVEGEWVDRIVEKYPYYSYTDIPGEMYEGNDDPVPTFGVRATLLTTSEQNPAAVTEVVRAVFENFDTFRRLHPAFAVLDKEEMVKESLTAPLHPAARAYYVEQGLLKP